In Penicillium oxalicum strain HP7-1 chromosome I, whole genome shotgun sequence, a single window of DNA contains:
- a CDS encoding Class E vacuolar protein-sorting machinery protein hse1 translates to MFRAPQNSFDDAVAKATDENLTSENWEYILDVCDKVSAEETGAKDAVAALIKRLAHRNANVQLYTLELANSLSQNCGPKIHRELASRSFTDALLRLAADRNTHQQVKSKILERMQEWTEMFSSNPDFGIMEQAYMKLKTQSQFSLQYFARASGFLTNISQTDPNLQPPSKPVKSAMTDIDRQKEEEELQMALALSIKDKPSATSAQAESSSSAAVNSPSVATPAATNVTDAAVSQPVPSGTSAATVSRVRALFDFQPSEPGELQFRKGDIIAVLESVYKDWWKGSLRGQTGIFPLNYVEKLPDPTVDELQREAHMEAEVFGQIKNVEKLLTLLSTRSSDLNVQENEEITTLYHSTLAIRPKLIELIGKYSQKKDEFTQLNEKFIKARRDYESLLEASMAHPPQSQYGRPSQPPYGYPGAAPAGYLSGAPHGGPQPDQRFFTPRPQGQSQLSPVHYGQLLMEHPDSQPPQPPPNAFYGAEQSMPYRPASQSPDPRAQFAGTAQPEPYQPVHHRPQSTYDSPQELGTSIYDSPVEPSGSANQRPSFSGPGPAPPTGHQQFQQQPPPQEYNSTGYPPEDPAQPASTPGMNPQAQHQYSAPPHQSQQAPYPSSPSHQQAPPSHQPPPIPGSTPQPTQYAAFNPAPSAPPSGEYQAYQPSQPGAPVSNPASFYR, encoded by the exons ATGTTTCGCGCCCCGCAGAATTCTTTTGATGATGCCGTCG ccAAGGCGACGGACGAGAATTTGACTTCGGAGAATTGGGAATACATCCTG GACGTTTGTGACAAAGTGTCTGCGGAAGAGACTGG AGCGAAGGATGCCGTCGCGGCATTGATCAAGCGGCTGGCGCATCGGAACGCCAATGTGCAGCTTTATACTCTGGAG CTCGCAAACTCGCTGTCACAAAATTGCGGTCCCAAGATCCACCGCGAGCTGGCCTCGAGAAGCTTCACCGATGCGCTTTTGCGCTTGGCAGCTGATCGC AACACCCATCAGCAGGTGAAATCGAAAATCTTGGAGCGCATGCAAGAATGGACGGAAATGTTCTCCTCAAATCCAGATTTTGGTATTATGGAGCAGGCGTACATGAAGCTCAAGACTCAAAGTCAGTTTTCTCTGCAATACTTTGCACGCGCAAGCGGCTTTTTGACCAATATCTCTCAAACAGACCCAAACCTTCAACCTCCGTCGAAACCCGTCAAGAGCGCCATGACCGATATCGACAGacagaaggaagaggaggagctgCAGATGGCCTTGGCCCTTTCTATCAAAGACAAACCATCAGCGACATCAGCCCAAGCTGAatcttcgtcctcggcgGCAGTAAACTCTCCCTCCGTCGCTACTCCGGCCGCGACCAATGTGACAGACGCTGCTGTTTCTCAACCAGTACCCTCCGGCACTTCCGCCGCTACTGTATCGCGAGTCAGGGCATTGTTCGATTTCCAGCCTTCTGAGCCTGGTGAGCTCCAGTTCCGAAAAGGCGACATCATCGCAGTCCTCGAATCGGTTTACAAGGACTGGTGGAAGGGGTCTCTTCGCGGACAAACCGGCATTTTCCCTCTGAACTATGTCGAGAAGCTCCCCGATCCCACTGTGGATGAACTGCAGCGCGAGGCTCACATGGAAGCCGAGGTATTTGGTCAGATCAAGAACGTGGAGAAGCTTCTCACGTTGTTGAGCACACGAAGCTCGGATCTGAATGTCCAGGAAAATGAGGAGATTACCACGCTTTACCACTCCACTCTAGCCATTCGACCTAAGCTGATTGAGCTCATCGGGAAGTACTCTCAGAAGAAAG ACGAATTTACGCAATTGAACGAGAAGTTCATTAAAGCTCGTCGCGACTACGAATCGCTCCTGGAAGCCTCGATGGCTCACCCACCCCAATCCCAGTACGGGCGTCCTTCTCAGCCACCATATGGCTATCCCGGTGCGGCTCCAGCTGGTTATCTTTCGGGCGCCCCTCATGGAGGCCCTCAACCGGACCAGCGTTTCTTCACTCCTCGGCCACAAGGTCAGTCACAACTCAGCCCGGTTCACTATGGGCAATTACTGATGGAACATCCAGACTCTCAACCCCCCCAGCCGCCACCAAACGCATTTTATGGTGCAGAGCAGTCCATGCCCTATCGACCGGCATCTCAGTCTCCGGACCCGCGTGCCCAATTCGCTGGTACTGCTCAACCTGAACCGTATCAGCCagttcatcatcgtcctcagTCCACATATGACTCCCCACAAGAACTCGGTACATCGATCTACGACTCGCCCGTTGAGCCTTCAGGGTCTGCCAACCAGCGCCCATCTTTCTCAGGGCCCGGTCCAGCTCCTCCAACTGGCCACCAACAATTCCAGCAACAGCCACCGCCCCAAGAATACAATTCTACAGGGTATCCGCCTGAGGACCCAGCACAGCCAGCATCTACACCCGGAATGAACCCACAAGCGCAGCACCAGTATTCGGCTCCACCGCACCAGAGCCAGCAAGCTCCTTATCCAAGCTCCCCATCGCACCAACAAGCGCCGCCCTCTCACCAGCCGCCCCCCATCCCTGGTTCTACGCCTCAGCCTACTCAATATGCTGCTTTTAACCCAGCACCGTCAGCTCCGCCATCTGGAGAGTACCAGGCTTACCAGCCTTCGCAGCCTGGCGCGCCTGTCTCGAACCCTGCTTCCTTCTACCGTTAA